A window of the Kosakonia sp. BYX6 genome harbors these coding sequences:
- a CDS encoding lysine decarboxylase LdcC has protein sequence MNIIAIMGPHGVFYKDEPIKELEQALHAQGFQIIWPRNSTDLLKFIEHNPRICGVIFDWDEYNLDLCSEINQLNEYLPLYAFINTHSTLDVSAHDMRMALWFFEYSLGVASDIATRIDQYTKEYLENITPPFTRALFTYVKEGKYTFCTPGHMAGTAYQKSPVGCLFYDFFGGNTLKADVSISVTELGSLLDHTGPHLEAEEYIARTFGAEQSYMVTNGTSTSNKIVGMYAAPAGSTLLIDRNCHKSLAHLLMMSDITPLWLKPGRNALGILGGIPRREFTQVSIEQKIAKTDGARWPVHAVITNSTYDGLLYNTDWIKKTLDVPSIHFDSAWVPYTNFHPIYAGKSGMSGERIAGKVFYETQSTHKMLAAFSQASLIHIKGEYDEDAFNEAFMMHTTTSPSYPLVASIETAAAMLRGNPGKRLINRSVERALHFRKEVQRLKEEADGWFFDIWQPEEIDEAACWPVASGERWHGFREADNDHMFLDPVKVTILTPGMDEAGNMSEEGIPAALVAKFLDERGVVVEKTGPYNLLFLFSIGIDKTRAMGLLRGLMEFKRAYDLNLRVKNMLPDLYAEDPDFYRNMRIQDLAQGIHKLIRQHDLPRLMLQAFDVLPEMKLTPHQAWQRQIQGEVETIALEQLIGRISANMILPYPPGVPLVMPGEMITDASRAVLDFLLMLCAIGRHYPGFETDIHGAKRDEEGVYHVRVLKTP, from the coding sequence GTGAATATTATTGCCATCATGGGACCCCATGGCGTTTTCTATAAAGATGAGCCAATTAAGGAGCTGGAGCAGGCGTTACACGCGCAAGGGTTTCAAATTATCTGGCCCAGAAACAGCACCGACTTACTGAAATTTATTGAGCATAACCCGCGCATTTGCGGCGTGATCTTTGACTGGGACGAGTACAACCTCGATCTATGCAGCGAGATCAATCAGCTTAACGAATATCTTCCGCTGTATGCTTTTATCAATACACATTCGACACTGGATGTTAGCGCCCACGATATGCGCATGGCGCTGTGGTTTTTCGAGTATTCACTTGGCGTGGCCAGTGATATTGCGACGCGCATCGATCAGTACACCAAAGAGTACCTGGAAAACATTACGCCGCCGTTCACCCGGGCGCTGTTTACCTATGTCAAAGAGGGGAAATATACCTTCTGTACGCCAGGGCATATGGCGGGCACGGCGTACCAAAAAAGCCCGGTGGGTTGCCTGTTTTACGACTTTTTCGGCGGCAACACCTTAAAAGCGGACGTCTCGATTTCGGTCACCGAATTGGGTTCGCTGCTTGATCATACCGGCCCGCATCTGGAGGCCGAAGAGTACATAGCCCGCACATTTGGGGCCGAGCAAAGCTATATGGTCACCAATGGCACGTCCACCTCGAATAAGATTGTCGGCATGTACGCCGCGCCCGCCGGGAGCACGCTGCTTATCGATCGTAACTGTCATAAATCCCTCGCCCATTTGCTGATGATGAGTGATATCACACCGCTGTGGTTGAAACCGGGACGCAACGCGTTGGGTATTCTCGGCGGCATTCCGCGGCGCGAATTTACTCAAGTCAGCATTGAGCAGAAGATCGCGAAAACAGACGGCGCACGCTGGCCGGTGCATGCGGTGATCACCAACTCCACTTATGACGGGCTGCTGTATAACACGGACTGGATCAAAAAGACGCTGGATGTGCCGTCGATCCACTTCGATTCGGCTTGGGTGCCGTACACCAATTTCCATCCGATCTACGCCGGGAAAAGCGGTATGAGCGGCGAGCGCATCGCCGGGAAAGTGTTTTATGAAACCCAGTCGACCCACAAAATGTTGGCTGCATTTTCCCAGGCTTCGCTTATCCATATTAAGGGCGAATACGATGAAGATGCCTTTAACGAAGCGTTTATGATGCACACCACCACATCACCGAGCTATCCGCTGGTGGCCTCCATCGAAACGGCGGCGGCGATGCTGCGCGGTAACCCCGGCAAGCGGCTGATCAACCGTTCGGTGGAGCGCGCGTTACACTTTCGCAAAGAGGTGCAGCGCCTTAAAGAGGAAGCTGACGGCTGGTTCTTTGATATCTGGCAACCGGAAGAGATCGATGAAGCCGCCTGCTGGCCGGTGGCGTCCGGCGAGCGCTGGCACGGTTTCCGTGAAGCGGATAACGATCATATGTTCCTCGATCCGGTCAAAGTCACCATTCTGACGCCTGGCATGGATGAAGCGGGCAATATGAGCGAAGAGGGGATCCCGGCGGCGTTGGTGGCGAAGTTCCTCGACGAGCGCGGCGTGGTGGTTGAGAAAACCGGTCCGTACAACCTGCTGTTTTTGTTTAGTATTGGCATCGATAAAACCCGTGCGATGGGGCTGCTGCGCGGGCTAATGGAGTTCAAACGCGCTTACGATCTCAATCTGCGGGTGAAAAACATGCTGCCGGATCTCTATGCCGAAGATCCTGACTTCTACCGCAATATGCGCATTCAGGATCTGGCGCAGGGGATCCACAAATTGATCCGTCAGCACGATCTCCCTCGCCTGATGCTGCAAGCCTTTGACGTCTTGCCGGAGATGAAACTGACACCGCACCAGGCCTGGCAGCGGCAGATTCAGGGCGAAGTGGAAACCATCGCGCTAGAACAGCTTATCGGGCGCATTTCGGCCAATATGATCCTGCCTTACCCGCCTGGCGTGCCGTTGGTGATGCCGGGCGAAATGATCACCGATGCCAGCCGCGCGGTGCTCGATTTTCTTTTGATGCTGTGCGCGATTGGCCGCCACTATCCGGGGTTCGAAACGGATATCCACGGCGCGAAACGGGATGAAGAGGGCGTATACCACGTACGAGTCCTAAAAACGCCCTGA
- the accA gene encoding acetyl-CoA carboxylase carboxyl transferase subunit alpha has translation MSLNFLDFEQPIAELEAKIDSLTAVGRQDEKLDINIDEEVHRLREKSVELTRKIFADLGAWQVAQLARHPLRPYTLDYVRLAFDEFDELAGDRAYADDKAIVGGIARLDDRPVMIIGHQKGRETKEKIRRNFGMPAPEGYRKALRLMEMAERFNMPIITFIDTPGAYPGVGAEERGQSEAIARNLREMSRLSVPVICTVIGEGGSGGALAIGVGDKVNMLQYSTYSVISPEGCASILWKSADKAPLAADAMGIIAPRLKELKLIDSIIPEPLGGAHRNPEAIAASLKAQLLADLADLDVLSKEDLRNRRYQRLMSYGYA, from the coding sequence ATGAGTCTGAATTTCCTTGATTTCGAACAGCCTATTGCTGAGCTGGAAGCGAAAATCGATTCTCTGACCGCCGTTGGCCGTCAGGATGAAAAACTGGATATTAACATCGACGAAGAAGTGCATCGTCTGCGTGAAAAAAGCGTCGAGCTGACACGCAAAATTTTCGCCGATCTTGGCGCATGGCAGGTTGCTCAGTTGGCTCGCCATCCGCTGCGTCCATACACCCTGGATTATGTCCGCCTGGCTTTCGATGAATTTGACGAACTGGCTGGCGACCGCGCCTATGCAGACGATAAAGCCATTGTTGGCGGCATCGCGCGTCTGGACGATCGCCCGGTGATGATCATTGGTCATCAGAAAGGCCGCGAAACCAAAGAGAAAATTCGCCGCAACTTTGGTATGCCGGCACCGGAAGGCTACCGCAAAGCGCTGCGTCTGATGGAAATGGCAGAACGCTTTAATATGCCGATCATCACCTTTATCGACACCCCTGGTGCTTACCCGGGCGTCGGTGCGGAAGAACGTGGTCAGTCTGAAGCGATCGCCCGCAACCTGCGTGAAATGTCTCGCCTGAGCGTGCCGGTTATCTGCACCGTGATTGGCGAAGGTGGCTCCGGTGGCGCGCTGGCGATTGGCGTGGGCGATAAAGTGAATATGCTGCAATACAGCACCTATTCCGTTATCTCCCCGGAAGGTTGTGCGTCGATCCTATGGAAAAGCGCCGACAAAGCACCGCTGGCTGCTGATGCGATGGGTATCATCGCGCCACGTCTGAAAGAGCTGAAACTGATCGACTCCATTATTCCAGAACCACTGGGCGGCGCTCACCGTAACCCGGAAGCGATTGCCGCTTCACTGAAAGCGCAACTGCTGGCCGATCTGGCCGATCTGGATGTGCTGAGCAAAGAAGATCTGCGTAACCGCCGTTACCAGCGTCTGATGAGCTACGGCTACGCCTAA